Within the Fusarium keratoplasticum isolate Fu6.1 chromosome 1, whole genome shotgun sequence genome, the region GGAAAACTTGGATGGTGACGCTGGCGATGTAGCCGTTGGCGCCGGTAACGAGAATTAGACCTCCTGGTGGAACTAGAGACATTGTAGGAGTTGTAGTGTTGTAATGTGCAAGATATTTCGATGCCGTTGGGGAGATGGAAGCTCGATGATGGGACAATAGGCCGCTTTATATAGACAAGACCAGAAAGTGTTTCGCGTAGGTAAACAACGATTTCGTCAGTGCGGGCCGGTCCTTCCTTCCTCGAAGGACTAATTTCTATACCAAAATGTGCTCTTTCGCTCAAGTCTGACGTGTCGGTTGGCCGCGACCCGACCTTGCCGTtgtttcactcactcactTACCTCATTCAGCAACTCGTTTAACTCGTTTATCTAATTCGGTCTCCGCCGAGGCCAAACTCGGTCTTGGGGTAAGTCAAGGCTAAGTTAGCATTAGGCACGACGCTCATAGACAGCCAACTTCGAAGGGACCCATCGACACCCACCCTGTGTAGCGTTCGCCGTTCGCATTCCCAATCCGGAATGCGAGACTCAGGCCCACCATCATGGTCCAATCCAACACGGTCTCCACTTGACGACTGGGGTAAAATCACTCGCCGTCTTATTCTCCAGGTTGGCGGAACTCCGTCCTCTCAAGCACGTCCATCAATTCCCAATGTCCAACACTTCGACACCCCccgtctttgccaacaccATTCTGGTGCCACACGAGGCAGGCCAGGCTCCTACTCTACAGACCGTCGGGGCCACGGACCAGGCGCGTAAGAAGCGGCCCCATTTCAAAAGTCGGCGAGGGTGCGTGGCATGCAAGCGCCGGAAGGTCAAGGTACGTCACTGCGATGTGCCTCTGAAGACTGCCCTGACAACCCAGTGTGATGAGCGCCTTCCGTGCTCCAGCTGCGTTAAGCGCAACATCCAATGTTTACCGCCGTCCCATCTTTATATCCTTGGCCCAAGACTCTCAACGCACAGCGCCCATTTCGAGATAGATATGAATCCCCATATCAGCCTCTTGCACCTCGAGTTATTCCATCACTGGGATAAGGAAACTCGTTCAACGCTCGCGTTTCCCCAAGTCTGGCCCGTCGTCATGCAACGGGCCTTCCATGTATGCCTGCTTTATTCCTGGCAATAACCTGTACTGATTTATCGTAGGAAGGGTTTATCATGTCTGCCATCTTATGTGTCGCCGCTATGCATCTCACAACACTCTGTCCAGATAGCACCAAATACTTGCACGCTTCGATGCAGCTGATGGACAAGGCGGTTCGACTATTTCGCAAGAACCTATCGCACCCCTTCACAAGAGATAACTGCGAGGCGCTGATGGGAACAGCACTTCTCATCAACTACATATCCTGGTTTGACCTCGGCTTTCTCGATGGTATGAAAACCGCCGGCTCCGCGGCCAGGCTCGATCTCGCCCAGGACCAGTTATTCTTCCTCAGTCCAGGTATCTTTCAGCTGTGGTTTCAGGCCATGCCTatcttcatcgacgaggGAAGCGTCTTCACCCAACTGACTCGTCAACATCCGAGGCTAAACATTGAAGAAGCTCTAGTCAGAAGAGGTGAAAACCCAGCCCGCTTCGTGGAGCCTTTTATGAGAATCTGGTATGATCCACGCTATCAGACTTCAGGTTACACAGCTATTGAAGCGGCAGCTGGATCTGTATCCTACGctcggcgtcttcttcttgggttGGAGACAGAACTGTCATGTCGTAAGCCCTTACCATCCACAGCAGCAGTGTCGAAAGGACATgatgaaaagaaaaaaactgGTCCACCTTAGGGATACGgttattaaaattactacTAAATATACCTTGGTCGATCACCAGGGCATGTCAGCCATACCATCATCACAGCCGGCTCGCTCGTCGTTCGAATACGTCATACGCCGCATGTCGCCTCTGTTTTGTTGTGCTTTTCCCAAGTCGGCGCCAACACACACCAGTAACACGCCGCTCGCCGCCGATATTGAGGAGTTATTCTATGGCTTTCCGATTCTCTGCTGCGGACCCTTTGCCGAGCTGATTGCAAAGGGGGACTCGCGGGCCCTCGTTTTCCTCTTTCACTTTTATCGCGCTGGGCGTTTGTTATTGGCGCCGAAAAGATGCTGGTGGGCATGTGCGAGGAGCTGCGTGATGGAAAAGGTTATTTTGGAGGAACTAAAGAACCGGGAATTCAACATATGTTTACGTGCCTAATGCTATACCGGAAGAGAGTTGATATTATAACCCTAATGCTTGACCAAGGGCCACCGCACAATATTTTGATGGCCCGAGTCTAATGTATCCTGCTTGCTGCTATGCTTAATTTGACGGTGTATGGGTTTGGCCGGATTTTCTGTTTGATTATCTCCAAGATCTAGAAAAGGTCGATCCATTGAACTATCCAATAAATGAGTTTCAACTAGAAAACTGTGTCTGTTGTCAGCCTGCTATTGTAAAACTATGATGCGTCAGGTATTCACTGGAGAGAACCGTGCCGATGGCCCCATGTTGCTACGTGATCCGAGAGACTAAGAACTATTGACCTGCATCATGCAGGGTAATTTCCGGCCACTTACGAACCGAATTGTGGCATGTATGATTGATAGGCAACAAGATCATCCTGGTTGTGGTGAGAAGAGAAAGCACTGAAGCATTATCAATTCGCTTAACTAAAGGTATCATATTGTTTCGAActccttccttctccttcaacaaTAAAGCCTCAGCCCTTCAACTGCTCAAGTATAAGCTTGACTTCTGACAATAAGCTGTTAATTAGTCTCACGTTCTTTTTATAACTTAACTTGAGACTTCACTACTGGATCCACGCCGAGCCAAAGCAGGTCAGGTCTGCTATAGTGGCCAACCACATCTAAGAAGGCCTTTGAATGCAGGATGTCGTCAATGTCCAAATCAGCATAGACAATGCCTTCCTTGTCCGCTGAGATATTGGTTGACAGCTTCCGACCGTCAGGACCGAAAACGGCCGAGTAACCTCCTCCGGGCGAGTTCATGACCAAGCCATTGTGTGTGCTCATTTGGTCGATGCCGGACTCGCTGATGACGGCCGTCGTGTGAAGCACAAACGACTGCGACTCGATGGCATAGGTGCGAGCGATGGCCTCAGTGCCCTCGCGTGACATGGACCACAGCGACTTGCCGTCGTGGCCGAATACGGGGGGCCAGGCCGCGATATGTATTTGCTCGCGCTGCGAGTAGGTGTGGTATTTAAGAAGCGGCTGGACGTGCTCCCAGCAGGATAGGGCGCCGATCCGGCCAAAAGGCGTATCTACGACACTGTCGAGACATTCGGCGGTAGCGTCGTAAAACATGGTTCTCTCCATGTGCGtagccttgatcttgctcCGAAGCGTCAAGGTCTGTCCGTCAGCCCCAATGATGGCCTGCGAGATGTAGAGCGAGCCGTGACGACTCTCCGAGAAGCCCAGGACGACAATAATCTTGTTTGCTGCCGCGCACGCCCCGATGCGTTCCATTTCGACCGACTCGACAACGAGAGAGTTGCGGATGTAACGGGCAGCTAACTCTGGGTCCACCGGACGGTCCCTGTCACCATAACTGAACGTTAGACTGCAGTACCTTTCTCTTTTCCGTACAGAGTTTGATGGATGGACTGATCTACTTACCAGATCCAAGCCGGATATCCCGAGAGCCAACACTAAGGGAGGCTGATGATCTCGGCGCCCGTTGATGCAGCTTCGGTGATCAGATCGCATGTCTTCTGGACGGTACCGGCAAGATCGAGCCAGACAGGCTCTGCCTGTCTAACGGCGACGCGAACATGCTTCTGCTTGAATTGTGTCATGATTGGCGGCGGCTCTCGAGTCGGTGATAACCAGGGGTGTCGCGCCAGACGAACGAGAGGGAATGTCGAGCCTTTATGAGAAACTGCGGGCTGTATGCTTTTTGCAACTTAATCAGGTAAGCGTCCATGATGTGCCTTATTTGTCCCTGTTTGCAATGTGCCAATTCAGAGATTATAGAACTATAGATCGATAAGTTAACTCTGAGCATCTTATCCGTCCCTTGCCCACAAATCCATGCCTATCTACTCTGTAGTCCCAACTTTATCACGGCGGGAACTTCACTCCCGCCGCGAGCAAAAGATTGCGGGCCTTTATCTCTCAGGAATGGCTCTGATTAGAGCGTCTGCGCATATCACGGCGGCTAGATCAGTGCCGCTATCGCGTATCTTTCTGGTCACCCTCCACAAGTGCCGACATCCTCGTACTCAGTTATCTACTGCCCAGACGGGACCTTTGGTATGGGGGAGTACATATTGAATTGATTGAGAAAGCAAGCACTATATAGTGGACGGACCATCATACCGAGATGCATGGCCAAACAATATCCTATCCTGCTCTTTGCACTTCCAACAGTCCTGGTGTCTTGCCCATTTCTGTTAGAGGAATCAAAAAAGATGACATTCGGAATTCTCAAGATTGCGGCAGACCAGCCCTCACCCCCTAGTACATCGCTTCTCAAAAATCTGTCTGCTAATACGCAGGATGCTGAGGTATTCCTCGTGCCGCAGCCGTCTGCTTCGCCAGCTGATCCCCTGAACATGTCACGGATCCGCAAAGAGCTGTACTTTGCCGCTCTCATCTACGGGGCCTGTGTGACTGGTGTCGTCGGTCCTGTCCTGGTCCCGggcttctccatcgtcgccgccgcctttCAAATCAATCTGACCCAGGTGACGCTCCTCAATGGATCTCTGGTCATGGCTCTGGGGGTTAGCGCCTACGTCTGCGGTCCTCTAACCACTCTCTGGGGTCGGCGGCTCGTTTTCCTGTTTACGACGCTCATTATGGTCTTTGGTTGCGTCTAGGCTAGCAGTGCCAAGTCCTACAACAGCCTCCTAGGTGCCCGTATTTTCCAGGGGCTCGGTATGggcaccttcttctccgtcgCCGGCACAGCATCCATCAACGACGCCTTCTTCATTCACCAACGCGGTAGTCGTGCTGGCTTCTGGAACTTTGCCGTCATTGTTTCGGTCAACGCATCCCCAGTCATCAGCGGCTATGTCATCAACGGCCTCTCCTGGCAGTGGAGCTTCCGTCTGCTAGCCATCTCCTTCGCCCTCGCCTTTGtctgcttcagcttcttccttaTGCCCGAGACACTCTTCGACCGTGACTCGGTCGTTGCCGGTGTTGAGCCTTCCATCTCGGTCTCGGACCACCTTGAAGCAAAGAGTTCGGCTAGCCCAGCGCTTGGGGCTCCAGACTCTGTCAATGATGCCAGTTCGGTTGGTCCCCCTGATAAGCCGGCGCTGTGGAAGCAAACCCTGGGCCTGAAGAATGTTCAGATGCAGCCCATCACCCAGCTCATCCCCATTCTTCTCCGCCCCCCGGGCCTCCCTCGGCACCCGGCTATCATCTGGGCGTGCGCAATGTGGTCTGTCACCTACAGTTGGGTCATTATCCAGGATGCCGTGGCCGACCAGATCTTTACGGCTCCCCCCTATAATCTGTCCCCAACATCCGTAGGCCTTCTCATCGGCATTGCCCCTCTGGTTGGATCTGCTATCGGGACCATTCTGGGTGGTTGGATGTGCGATTGGATGGCGCGGCTTATGGTTAAACAAAACGGCGGTGTCTATGAGCCTGGGTTCCGGCTGGTAGTGTTCGTGCCAACCCTGATCACCATTTTTATTGGCTCATTCGGCCTGGTCATGGCCATAACCAATGGTTTATCTATCTGGGCCTGTGCTGTCTTCCTGGGCTTCCTGAATTTTGGTGTTGGCGTAGGCTGTACCGGCATTGTTGCGTACTCAAACGATATTTGCCAGCACAGAGCAGCGGATGCCTTTAGCGTGACTATGGTGAGTACTTCCTCCTCAAACTGTTATTGCATACGCGCAACTAACAAAGATATTTCTTTAGCTTGTCAAGAGTGCTTTTGCTTTTGGTCTCACTTGTATGTTGAACGATTACTATGCTAACCATGGTGCTAAGATTTTCTTTAGCACATGAGGTGCACTAACATCTGGCATTATTCTAACAACAATCCCGCTGTATATTTTTGGGAAACACATCCGGGCTTCTGTCAAGATATGATATATAATCACTATCATGTATAGATAGATGAAATTCGACATGGTAGATAGTTAGTCTCTAGGGTAATAAAATCCAATTATCTTGCTTGACCCTGCAGTTCGCATCTGGTCGTGTTGTGTGTGATTGCATGGGTTTcctttattataaaatttttGTTTTATTTGCTCGTATCCAACGCCTGCAGATGGACGAGAGCCCTCACCGGTGAAAGAAGTGTCGTCGCTGTAGATATATTGCCCGGCCTCCTCCCCGATGGCTAAACTTTAGTTTCTAATATATTGTAAAGCCCAGAAGTCCATTTGACCATAGTCGATGAAGTCCACATGATCAATCGTCCGCCAAACTGAGGCGGCCTCCATAGCATCCAACTGCTCGGTCATTAGCGGTTCCGCCGCTGGACTGGCATCGTTTTCGGGGCTTGGGTATGTGTACGTCGTATCCGTCGGGCCATCTTCAGCAGTCATCACAGGAGGTTCCGGGCCTTGTTGTGGTGCAAGAGGGAAGCTTTGGTGCATGGGCAGCGCGATGGAGACGCGCCAGCGCTGGGCCAGCTGACGCAGAATAAGAATGGCCTTTCTCGCCTTTGACCATCTGCGCccgatggcctcgagggcgctAACACAGACACGGAACCGGCTGATTGATCTGTTCCGTAGGTTTGATTGCTTGGCAGTAGCCATCAACGAAAGCGTGACTACCGCTGAGAGCACGTTGTGGACAACAAAGGGCGGCACCTTTTCGTACGAGTCCAGCTTCTCGTACCTACGCAGAAGGTGAACCATGGCGCCCGCTGCGATGGAAATGGTCCGTAGTGACAACCGATGGGCTGCGCTGTCGAGTGGCTCCTTGAGGTATGGCCGGTGAATCAACAGCTGAGACATATTGTACGACATGTGCAGGAAGATAACCTGGGGGGAACTAGTGTCCTTCTGAAGTTGGATGCGAGGGTCTAATTGCCGGTAAAATGACAATAACTGCTCGCGTGCCTCGAAGGAGATTGAAGCGTTCAGACTCATCAAGTTTGTTGAATCCAAAGGCATAACTGTGGGCGAGATTTATTTGATCGCGGtaagaagaacaagaaaacAGATTTCCGGCAGGACATACATTCTATCCATGTACTGGTCGTGTATGAACCATAGCCTGCAGTGATGATCAAAGACTACCTCATCTTGCGAGGGATCTGGAGTCGCAGTGGCGAAGGTCGATGCCTGAACTCGTCTCCACGGTATGATGCAGTTTCGGCCCATCATTGATGTAGCAATTCTTTACCGTTGTCAGCTCAAGTCCAACGGGTGGCGTGACACGGATTGCATATGTCTCACCTGTCTAAAAGCAGCGTACTCCAGAGCGCTCGTATGCGCAGAGGCTGCGAACTCGGAGCTCTCACCCCAGCTGTCTCGCGCCTGCCGCTTTTGTCCAGGTTTTCTAGTGAGCTGACCGTAAGCCCGAGGTGTAGCGCCAAGCTAGCGGCCATTGCTTCAGGGAGATTGTTAGGGATTGTGGCAGCTTCAGGCGCGATTGAGGACACTTACAGTCATACATCCAAGCCATATTCTCGTTATCCAGTCCTAATTCTCGCCAACAGAGAATTGAAAAGGCCTGCACTGTCTCTACACTTGGTCTCTCGCGACAAATCTGAAGAATCACAGACTCTGCGTAGTCGGCCATTTTGTCACCAACAGGGCTGCCGTCAGATCAGATTAACAATCAGATAtatcaatcaaatcaatcaattcaaaTCAGATATGGAATTTCATCAGATCAATCAATTCAGATACAAGCGTCTATACATCTGATATATCTGATATCCCTTGCACAGAGAGCGGTTACCCTAGAACTGCCGGATCATCTATATGCTCCGACTCCGGAGAGTAAGGCTCTCTCCGAAAAGCAACGGTGTTACAGGGGTCAGCCGAGCTGATTGGTCCTGGACCCCTGCTTGCCTGGGTCCTGGCCGGAGGCAAATCTGAAGGAAGGTTCCCCCTTTTTTCCTACTCTCGCTCTATCACGGTATAGCCTTAGCCAGATGAACATACACCACCCTTGGATCGTCAGAAACCTATCTTGGCTATTTAATTTTGAAGCTATCTAGACCTTCTGCTAATCATAGTCCAAAATGTCCGAGACCGCTTTAAAAAGGCAGCCTTGCTGGCAGcgcgtcgtcatcgccaccaccCGCATTTCCTCGTCTCGGATCCCGGCCtaagagcatcgccaagcagtATGATGCCGCTTTGGCTTTAGCCTCGACTACCGATTCTTCCGTTGACGACCTTTACAAGATTACTTGGGGCCAACGACGTTTCGTTATTGCAAGCCTCTTAGataggaggaagagcaggggCCGGCGAAGCTGGATCGGAAACCATGGCTGGTTCCTAGCAGAATTGAGGAGAGACAATACATCTAGCGGGGATATCTGGTGTTGCCGGCTCTGTGATGATAAGGGCACACCGCGATTTTTCAATGCTCAGTCGACATCTTCGGCACAAGCCCATCTTTACAAGTTGGCGGTCCTTCCCTTTTTCTGGGTATTACTAACAGTTTCAGAGCTCACAGGATCACCGAGACCTTCGAACCGGGCTCATCTGACGATTCGTCGGTCCTCGATCTTCAAAGAAGCGCATCCAAGAAacggccagctccttcttccttcattcTTCCCCGAGCGAAGATGGCGCGGATCAGAGAGCTCTCAGTTGGCTATATTGTTGATTCTAATCTCCCCTTTACTACCTTCGagagtacctacctacaagAGCTATTCCGTCAGCTAGACCCTGATCTTTATACCCAGGTGCCCTGGGGTCGAACTGCAGCTAAGAAAGACCTAGAGGATATACTCTCTTTAAAGAAagcggccgtcaaggaggaactcgacaaggctATTACCCAGGTACATATCAGCTTCGATCTCTGGACCTCTCCAAACAGACTAGCTTTCATTTCGATCTTTGGTCACTATATTGACCAGAGCAACTTATACCAAAAGCCGGCTGCTGGCTTTCAGGAGGCAGATCGGGTCTCACGCCGGCGAGAATATCGCCTACACTATAAGGAATGTCGTCCGTGATTGGGGGGATCGATTCGAAGCTTGGGGTCTCGATCTGTGATAATGCGACCAGCAACGATGTTTGCTTGCGAAGCCTCTACACAACTCTCGATGCCTCGATGACTCGAGCGGATACGGAGGCACGAAGGATGCGATGTTTCGGGCATATTCTAAACCTTGTTGCCCAAGCTTTCCTctatggcgatgatgcagctTCTTTCGAACTTCAATCTGAGGCTTATGGCATGCTGGAgcgggttgaagaagacctcGAACACTGGCGAGCTAAGGGTCCAGTTGGGAAGCTTCATAATATCGTCAGGTTCATCCGAGCCTCTCCGCAACGCACCGAAGCATTCAAAGCAcatgccaaggagcaggaggaggcggacatatacaagcttgcagaagaaTCAACGGCCGAGCTTGAAGTCATACAGAACAACGCTACGAGATGGAATTCGACCTATATGATGATCGAACgcgccttgatcaagcagTCTGAGCTCAATAGCTTCATTCAAGAGCTAGGGCTGGAAGCAGacgcctcaagaagggttccTACAGCTGACATCCTGACCTCTGATGACTGGAAGGTCCTCAGGGAGGTTAGTCATATCTTGGAGCCGATCTATAATATGACGATGAGAACACAGGGATGGGGTACAAGCGGGGGTCACGGCCGGCTCTGGGAGGTCATGACAGGGATGGAGTTTATTCTGGAACATCTCGAAGACTGGAGGGTTCTCTACGAGGATGAAACTGCTCATCTAGCTGCGGAAGTAAGACATATGATCCAGGGAGAGGAGCCCGAACCAGCTACGGGTGTGAAATCAATATCTGCGCGACCATCAGCAGTCGGACAAACCCGAGAGCGACCCTCACGCCAGCAACGACTACCATCACGACTTCAGGGGTATGAGATCACGCCGttacgccgccgccgcgaaaCAGCTCTTCCGGCCCATCAACTTGCCAGCCCACAGTTTaatgaagatgccctccCTGCACATTCTCGAGAGGACTACCTACAGGGCGATGCTCGTTCCATGAGCAATATTGCTAGTAtggagggccaagagcgtGCAAGTATTAGGGGCAAGCATCAATAATGCTTGGATTAAGCTTAACGAGTACTACACTCTCCTCGGGCGATCGCCTCTGTTTGCGGCCTCTGTTGTTCTAAATCCGGACCTTGGCCTCCGGTGGCTTGAGACTAACTGGACCTCCCCGGAGCAGCTACAATGGCTTCGGGATGcaaaggatggcatcaaaggctACTTTGAGCGTTGGTACTCaaacgacgatgatgcctctGAGGAGAGTATTTTCGCCACGCCCTCGTTAACGCCCCGACCTGAGCAAAGTAGGTTTGAGCAGTGGGTAAAAAGCCGGCAGCCTAAGCTCTCAGCAACAGGCAGTGAGCTTGAACGATACTACAGGCTTGAGCCGGAGCAGGTGAATGACCCTATTCAGTGGTGGATTGATCATAGGAACGCTTTCCCGCGTTTAAGCAGATTTGCATTGGACGTCCTTGCTATTCCGGCCATGGCAACTGACTGTGAGAGAGCATTCAGTCTTGCGAAGCTTACAGTCACCTCACAGCGGCATTCCCTGCTTGGATCGAGCATTGAGTCGGTCCAATTACTGAAGAACTGGATCAGGGGAGGGCGTGTTACTCTAGGGGGCCTATGCttgagcaacaaggccagttAGAACCTAGGGCAGGATCCTGAGGATGGGGATAGCTTCACGTGAGCTATGATATATCAGATATctatcaatcaatcaatcagaTCAGATATAGAGGGCAAATTATCAGTTCAGATCAGATTTGGGTCCTGATCTGATTTGATTGATCTGACGGCAGCCCTGGTCACCAAGGGCTTTGCTTTCCGAGTCATCCGAGAAGAGTGCGCCGGCTGCCAGAATCTTGCAAGTGAGAATATCCACGGCGTTGAAGTATGGATTGGCTTCGAGGCTCCCGAGTGTGCTCATGTCGACGAATTGGTGGACAGGGTTCACAAACGTATTGAAGAGAGAAACAAGGTGCCTGGCGACCCGAGATGTGTTGGGATCCAGCCTCAATGTTACCGGCTCCTGTATGTGATAATCGCCGGCGTCTGTCTTTCGTTTCATTTCCCCGCGTGGAGGATGTGAGACTGGGAAGCAGAAGTTGCCCGAGGGTCCGATGAAGGTGGTCTCGCCACTCTCATCGATACTCAGCCGCCAAGTAAGTTCGCTAATATCGTGGATTGCCGGCGAGCCCCCTGTGTAATCAATTTCCTCCGAGATCTGCTGGGTGCTAGTGTCTAGCTGGGATGGGGCATTCTCGGTATCACATGTTTCTTCCAAAATATCGCAAATATGTTTCGGTATCGTTGAAACAGTGACGAGGTTTCCTAGTCGGCGTACTTCCGCCTTTAGAGCTTCTGCCTGTGCCTCCACCGTTGCAATGTAGTCTGGGTCAGGATTTCTCCTGGTTGGGACCCCTAGTTAGTTAAAGTTCTGGGAATCTCTGGGTGTTTAACCGCTGAGTAACGCGGAGGCGGGAGGGATGTGGGGGGTCATCATGCAGCATACTTCTTTGGTTTATCCACGACATAATTGCAGTCTGTGTCTTTCACCAAACACCATGAACACTTGGGCATTGCTCCATCGCACTACGTGAGACAGCTCAGTTCACA harbors:
- a CDS encoding putative C6 transcription factor (putative C6 transcription factor [Trichoderma citrinoviride]), coding for MSNTSTPPVFANTILVPHEAGQAPTLQTVGATDQARKKRPHFKSRRGCVACKRRKVKCDERLPCSSCVKRNIQCLPPSHLYILGPRLSTHSAHFEIDMNPHISLLHLELFHHWDKETRSTLAFPQVWPVVMQRAFHEGFIMSAILCVAAMHLTTLCPDSTKYLHASMQLMDKAVRLFRKNLSHPFTRDNCEALMGTALLINYISWFDLGFLDGMKTAGSAARLDLAQDQLFFLSPGIFQLWFQAMPIFIDEGSVFTQLTRQHPRLNIEEALVRRGENPARFVEPFMRIWYDPRYQTSGYTAIEAAAGSVSYARRLLLGLETELSCRKPLPSTAAVSKGHDEKKKTGPP
- a CDS encoding MFS domain-containing protein; the protein is MTFGILKIAADQPSPPSTSLLKNLSANTQDAEVFLVPQPSASPADPLNMSRIRKELYFAALIYGACVTGVVGPVLVPGFSIVAAAFQINLTQVTLLNGSLVMALGVSAYVCGPLTTLWGRRLVFLFTTLIMVFGARIFQGLGMGTFFSVAGTASINDAFFIHQRGSRAGFWNFAVIVSVNASPVISGYVINGLSWQWSFRLLAISFALAFVCFSFFLMPETLFDRDSVVAGVEPSISVSDHLEAKSSASPALGAPDSVNDASSVGPPDKPALWKQTLGLKNVQMQPITQLIPILLRPPGLPRHPAIIWACAMWSVTYSWVIIQDAVADQIFTAPPYNLSPTSVGLLIGIAPLVGSAIGTILGGWMCDWMARLMVKQNGGVYEPGFRLVVFVPTLITIFIGSFGLVMAITNGLSIWACAVFLGFLNFGVGVGCTGIVAYSNDICQHRAADAFSVTMLVKSAFAFGLTSHEVH
- a CDS encoding Zn(2)-C6 fungal-type domain-containing protein, giving the protein MSQLLIHRPYLKEPLDSAAHRLSLRTISIAAGAMVHLLRRYEKLDSYEKVPPFVVHNVLSAVVTLSLMATAKQSNLRNRSISRFRVCVSALEAIGRRWSKARKAILILRQLAQRWRVSIALPMHQSFPLAPQQGPEPPVMTAEDGPTDTTYTYPSPENDASPAAEPLMTEQLDAMEAASVWRTIDHVDFIDYGQMDFWALQYIRN
- a CDS encoding Zn(2)-C6 fungal-type domain-containing protein gives rise to the protein METDNTRARVAMACEVCRKRVPTRRNPDPDYIATVEAQAEALKAEVRRLGNLVTVSTIPKHICDILEETCDTENAPSQLDTSTQQISEEIDYTGGSPAIHDISELTWRLSIDESGETTFIGPSGNFCFPVSHPPRGEMKRKTDAGDYHIQEPVTLRLDPNTSRVARHLVSLFNTFVNPVHQFVDMSTLGSLEANPYFNAVDILTCKILAAGALFSDDSESKALGDQGCRQINQIRSGPKSDLN